aaatgcattttcagaaggTTCATAAGAACGCTTTtcatgtgtaaaaaaaaaaaaaaaaaaaaaaaaaaaaaaaaaaggacctgtAGGATGGATTAGTAACAGTTGGCACTCTTGCAAAGAGAATGTAAAAGGTatagaaagacaagaaaatacaagaagctatttgcaaagaatttttttcaggGTTTCATAGAATTGTCCAGTAATTTTGATTTGAAGTGTCGTTGTAGGTTACTTGATCTGACTCTGCTTAAATGTATGATCTGACTTCAAAGTTCAATTAGGTTGTTCAATATCTATAGCAGCACTGGTGTCACTTTCTCTAAAAAGCTCAGGTTGGAGACCTCTATCCATGTCTGTAAACCTCCTGAGAGGGGAGGTGgtactggcttttttttttttctgatgcacCCGTTTTTCCACCCACTTCTGCATGTTATGAAAGGAGCTATCAGAAATCTGTAATGGTCCTCTGCAACTGGTGCGTCTGGAGCATGGAGTCTGTGTCCTCACCTTTGCGAGATAACCAATACGTGCCATGGCTTGGATGTTGGTAGCAACAACAAGTTGGATGttacttcaattttaaaaatatataaggTATCTCTTAGAAAACAGAACTTGTGAGGCTGTTTTGCAAGCAGATGAAATACTTGTGTATATGTTGTATGTTCTAGATGTAACTCCTTGTAAACACTtagcattttgttgttttcagattttgacCTGCATTTTGACTGAGCAgagaattgttttcttctcttctgactGGGCCCTGCTGACTCTCGTGGCCGAATGCTTTATGTTATACCTTCATCCTCTTCAGTGGCAGCACACTTTTGTGCCTATTCTGTCTCGTCACATGCTGGATTTCGTAATGGCCCCAACATCTTTTCTGATGGGGTGTCATATCGACCATTTTGAAGAAGTTAGCACGGTATGTTCCCGTTCTTGCTGTTCAGTTCCCATGTGTGTGttccctcccttctttcagATTCACCTAGAAACTTGGTTTTGTTATTTAGGTGTGTGAGAAGTGAAGAAACTAAAAGTAAAAGAGTCATGTTAGTGTGACCATTGGCTTATTGGGATAAGTTGCTTGTTATATCCCTTACCTTTATTTTCGTTGCTCGTGGCTTCTGGgagtttctttttcatctggGGAAAATTTCCATTTACATGTCGTTTGTGTACGAGTGATTTCCCTTTAGATCTTTGCTTAAAGAGTTGTGTGGGATGAATTAGATTCCTTTTCCAGGCAGCTGGGTTAAGAGGTCAGCATGCACTTGAAAATACTCTAATGGAGCTGCTGTTCTCTGTCATggagttatttatttaataaaaagaaaaaccagcTATATAAAGTATATAACTTCTCAGTTATTCTgaaggtttgtttttgtcatcatttttcAGACTCTTATTTAAGTAACACTCTTTTAGTAGGTGGTAGTACTCTTGTATAttaaggagaaacagaaatacattgtcagtctctctgttttcttctgttaaaaaggaaactgaagatTTAATTCTAATTAATATTGATAATGGGAATATTGCACGTTCAAAAATGGATGAAGAGGAACCTGAAATTCCAGATGTTCCAGCACAAGCCGCGGAAACTTTcataaaaaggtgaaaagataCTGAAACTGTGTGTATCATAGCGCGTAAATCATGTTGGGctctctttttaatgtttttattttgtgttatttattattaattcataTTATTTAATTCATATAAGATGCCatttgaaggaaaatagaaGGTTTCAATTAATTTGTATACAAGTAACTTTTAAGCAGTCACAATCATAACCATATTATGCTGCAACACCTAGAACACTAGTTTGTTTTTGattacaagcatttttttctgaagtttactGTGCTTTATACAGAAAACTGAGTGCACTGTGATGTACGTGTACTAGTAGGACTTCCAGGAATCTTGTTAGCTTGTCAGTGCTTGTAAATCAGTCTTGcacttggtaaaaaaaaaattttgtgaGAGCTAAATAACATTTCCTTTAACAGATAGGAAGAAAACGTTGGTGTTAGTGTGTAActtgaagtttatttttcttttcttcgtAGAGTGGAGGGTCTTCAGCTGCATTATGACCTAGAGCTGTGCCATCTCCGTGCCAGCACAGATCTTGGTGAACTCCAAATGCGCAGAAGGGCTtggcagcagaagctgaatACAGAAGTTCAGCAAATGACTTTGCAGTtaattgttaatattttcaggTGAGTggagagaatatttttatttttttttattattccaagAGCATATGGTACTGGTTAAGgtgtcactgaaaatattcttattttgtcCGATTTCATAGACAAATCTTGTAAGTTTTGTGAGGGGATATGAGGAGGTCCTGCCAGCCTGCTGGGATATCAATCATTAATGTATTCAGATACATCTAGTacctgctgtaggtggccctgcttgagcagggggttggaccggatgacctccagaggttccttccaatccCAGCAATTTTGTGATACACATTACTAGGACACCTTAGGTGAAGCTGTTCCAATTTTGGACTTGCGTGTCTGTTGTGTGAGGATTCCAGGAAGAGAAGTGCAGCCctcatctcttaaaaaaaaaaaaaaaaaaaaaaaagaggggaaagtCCCCAGCCATTTCCCACTGCCTCTTGTTGGGGATGGAGCTCTCTGTGGATCAGCTATGGAGCTGCTCACCTGCCTGCTCCTGACACTTCCAGTCAGGAGCTGCTGGGTTGATTTATACAGCCCAGGTGCCAGGGCTTTGTTAGCTGCCTCGCTTTTGTTGGGTCAGTTTAGAGAACAGTCACACAAATGGCTGGGCCCTCTGCAAGGACAATAGCTGCTGGATGTGGAGGAAACAGAGTACAGAGAGCACAGCTGGATCCGGAAAACGAAATACGTCTAAAACCTGATGTGCTGCCACTGTGGCATTTGGGGGATTTCAGTGTCTGGCAGCAATATGTTGCAGATAAAGATGGACAAGAAATGCCTTTTCCTGCCTGAGCAGCTTGAACTCTTTAACTCACTAAATGCTTGTCTACAAAAAAATGAACGGATGCTTTGGTATTTAAGAGATGATAGTAACCTTTTGCAAAAGGGTTgattcttttcttgctttctttctcctttccttcaaactttctctttgttctttttttcagcattgtttCTTCTATCTTCTAATGCTCTGTCTACCACCGTCCAGGAATGAAGGAAAGTAAATCTCTGATGCAATCGTGCTGCCAGTTGCTGCTCTCTCCAGTGAAGCACTGTAGTATTTCTGTGTGCACGAGGTTCCATGTTTAAAGCAAACCACGATAAATGTTATAGAACTATGTACTTGTACTAACTACTGTTTTTCTGAACGCATACGTGAAAGACGAGCGATGTAGTGGCCTTTTGTCAGGTCTCTGCATGGGTATAAGATTCCCCAGTTGTGCTTATATTTGATTTTAGCTcaccaaattattttcttcattcatgtGCTTTCATGggaatttattatttcttaatatcCAGCATGAATAGGTGAAATAAGATAGAATGATAAAAGGAGCCCTGATTTTAGCCACTAGCACGTATCTATAGCTTAAATAACTTACTCATGGGCTTGAGTTCAGAGAACAgctttttattcctgaaaaacACACATGCTGCTCCTGAAACAGCTCGTTCTGTCTCATTTTTAGGACACAGAAGTTAGAACTGGTGTCTGGTTTTTCAGGGATAGCACAGAGCCTCTGTTGCCTGCTGTGGCCATGCATATACTAAAAATTTACATCGATTTTGCATCTCACTTTCTCTTATTTCAATAACTCTTTCTCTTCAGACACAACAAGAGGTGTCAGTTAGTGCTGGGTTTAGGAGCAGAGTTTGAGAGTGCAGCAAAACATTATCGGTGTCTCGTGCATGTTACAGATGTCATGCAGTGGGATAACATGAAGCCAGATCACATATTCCACATTGCCCATGTGGAGAGGTACACTTGTCTTCATAGTGCCTCCAGCAGGTTGTATGGGATCCTGtataaaaacacaatttcagGGTTGGAGCCTAAATTGTGACTTAAATATACAGATTCTCCTCCAGGGGTTACTGAAATTAGTCCCATGGACTGTAAGTGACCTTGCTGATTGGAAATGGCAGTGGCAGCAGGTAGCCTGTTTTGCTTCTTACAAGAGtctattttttctgtgattcagtaGCTCAGGCTTGTTCAGTAAAATTGAATTTGCCTTCTGATACTGCAGCATGTTTCTAGTAGTACCAGTGGGTTGCTGCTGCGAAAGGGCAACTTACTTACAAATCCCCAAGCATATttatctttctatttattttatttccagggAGGTAAAAGACCATCTGAATTATGAACACAGAGTGTTTAACAGTGAAGAATTCCTGAAAACAAGGGCAGTGGGAGACCAGCCGTTTTACAGAAAGGTAAATTCAGTGTTAAATATGTCGTTATTCTGCTATTAATCCCTACTTTAGGATTAATGCCAAAAATTAATGGAATGGTCACAGTTTGGGCTGTGTAGTGTTCCTGACTCACCAGCTTTCACAGAACGCTTTatgggatttattttatttactgtaaacaGATTAAATAGCAGGCAGCATTTTGGAGAGCAAGATACTACGTAATTTCAGAGCAAATAAAACGTAATTCCCCAGGGGTGCGATAAACCTATGGCAGATGGTCAGTAAAGCTACGtctaaactgcattttaagCGCAGGCACCTGGCCAAACTGTTTGGACCAAAGCCCACGTGTGGACACCAATTTTGGGCAAGCCTGTGAGCATGGCAGAAGAGCCTGAATGGCACGAGTTGAAGCACCTGCCTTATCTGCAGCCTGAGCAGTGGGGCATGGAGCTGCTGATGGCTGCAGGCCCCGAGCCCGTTTCCTACAGTGTGGCACAGCGAGAGCGTGCTGCTCACACCCACCGAGCACAGGATTTGTCTCTTGTTGGTCTCAGTAGGTAGAACTACAGCTCTTCAGGCTAAAGGACACCCTAAAATCCCCACTTAGTTTTTCCTAGCACCCCTGCTAACTCAGCTTGTTGGTATATACCTGATTTTAAAGCCCTATAGGCATGGGGAGTTTGCCTTTACAAGCCCCGAGTTCCTTCTGTTGCTGTTCTGATCAGCTTGGTCCTTCCGTTAGTGTAAGCATGATTTAGGTCCTCTGCTGAAGCTCCCAAATGACTCCGTTTTTACCCAGTGTGTGCAGTGAGGCCGCTTTCTGCGAGGTTGCAGGCGTTTTCCTTGTGGAACACCAGTGCGTGAGGATGCTTTTATTGTAATGACTATGTATATCCTAAAGAAATGGGGTGGGTATGATCTCCTCATTAAAAAGAGAGTGTCTTGGTCACCAAGCTGTAGGATTTGGTGCTGTTCTGTTTGGTGTGAGGCTGTCACTGATCATCAAAGGCTGGAGACCCTGTgggtgaggaggggaagtgaggagaaaggaagtgaaaatggaagaagggaaggagcagggggagaaagagagactAAGAATAGACAGATTACATCAGAGCTTCTTGTAGTGTTGGGGTGCTTTGCCCAGAAGCTCTAAGTTTGAGATTTTTATCCTTGcagttaatttttcattaagcTGTTGACAcctaattaatttaatatttaccTGCAAGTAATTAAACTAAACCGTCACGTATCTGAGAAATAGAATTTATGTGTTTTAAGGGTTTGTGTCTAGCCATTTATAGTGTTTTAGGAGAATTCTGTTGTGACAAAGCAAGCCAAAATCCAAAATTATAAAGTCGGATGCTTTTTCAAGTCTCAGGATTAACCAAATAAAAGTGTAtcttaattaaatgaaaattaattggAAGACTGTCGCCCAGAACTTGGAGTGTCGGTGGTCGTTACCTAATTTCTGAAGAGATGTAAGACATCTTCCCCAGTTCCTTGCACCCTTTAATGCAATTTATGTAGTAGTTTCTAGCAGATAATTTAAGTAGGTTCTTATTCCTGCCTGCTGTGAGATGTTGTGCTCTTATTTAAGCTTCTCAAAGATAATAAGagttgtgtgattttttttttttaagtgatacTATAGTTTGTTTAGCAAGCTGTGGGTCAAAGCAAAGGTTTAACAAGGTATATAAAAAAGTGCATTTACCGTTTtagatttgattttaattatgTTCCATGAATACATATGACAGTTACAAAAGTTACCTTTGTCTTTGGAGTTTGGCAACTGGCTTTCCAGAGTAACTGCTTTGCACCTGGCAAACATTCTCAAAACCAAactaaataaggaaaaattaagcAGAACCTATTAATGTGTCAGCAGGCCAAAAATTTAGGGGAAATGTTCTGACTGGGATTTCAAATGAAtagaaacaactgaaatattttcaatggcAGTTTCTAACACTATAAATGAAGGAGTGGCAATTTCATGAgttgaaatttaaaacaagtgCACATTTAAGAAGACCTTTGAACAGTTGACTcatttaaatactaaaataccATAGTGGTAGGTTTGCTTTCAAGTAAATCTTACAAATTAGCAAAACATGGACTAATTACTAGTGGTATCTAGTGTTATCGGTAGTGTTAATGGTATCTAGTGATATCTGCTGTTATCTTGATTGATTATCTTTAAAAACCATTAGGAAGGACTCAGTTCCTGCAGCTTGTCAGCTCCTGTACGtagaactggaaagaaaatacgCCATCTACTGGAGAATACCCGAAAGCAGAAATCTTAGTGCTTCTGTAGGTACCTTTTTGCAGGATGCATTGCAAATAGGTAGATAGGAGGCATCCTGAGTACAAAGAGGCTATTAGTTgggaaaatgtttccattaaGTTCAGAGTACCAGAATTACTTACTACGAATCTGATTTATGAATCAGAATTGCTTATGCTTATCTGATCAATAAACTCCTCCCCCCCCCGGTAACTGCAAGACTAAGAAGGGTACTTTAGCCAAGCCTCTGTGATAAAGCAttaattaaagtaatttctCTAGTTACGTTAAAAGATACAACAGTCTTTCTGTTAGTGTCAGTTACTTTCTAAAAGCTAAAAGTTGCATAAGCACAAAGACAGGATTCCTGGTTATAACAGGAATGGTTATAATTCCTGGTTATAACACTCTCCTGATGAAGTTAGCGTTGGATTTTTCTGAATAGATCAGTTTTCTGAATTGTTTAACTTCAAACAATGCTAATTGCTCTGTGTTAGTCCTAACACTTACAGAATTATACATGTTGTGCCGCCTCAAGTCCTGGTTTcatcttgttttaatttgaaatggTGGGAATGATAGCTTTGCAGTTTTATGTAACATTAGAGCACCAGAAACTTCTTGTTCCAAACCATAGACAGTATCTGCATCACTTTGTTATAGGCAGAAAATACACTGTTACACTTAAGTAGCTAAAACTCTCTGTTATGctcagtatttctcttttttatttttctttccgtCTTTTCGAGGTTGGTCTGAGATTGTGGTTTGCCACTAAGCAAGTACAGAAGGTGAATGAAAGCTGAGTTGGTTCTTCTGGTGTTGAAGTTTCTGTGTTGAAATACTTTTGGTTTTGTGACTGCTAAAATCAATATTCTCAGCTTTGTATACGCAAAGCTAATAAAAATGAGCAACAGATGCTGTTAATACAACTTGTAAATGATCAAGAGTTAACCAGTTTGTCTCTCTCAGGTTTTGGAGACCTACATGTTTCACTCTTTTCTTAAAGCCCGCTTGAATAGAAAGATGGATGCTTTTGCTCGACTTGAGCTGAGTACCCAGTCTGAAGAAGACAGGTGATGCTTTCTCATTTCTTACTGTGTTTTTGAACCTCATTTTGATGTCAGTGATAAAAGTGACTCTATTTTGACTCTATTGGTATAAGATCAGGTTATCTATGAATAAGATAAAACGGCCTATCAGTTAGTCACTATTAAGCTTGCTGTGAGAGAGTGATATAAATGTGTCCAGTCACGGCTGTTGGAATTGTAAATTAACACAATAATTGTAACTTAATactgtaaaacaacaacaaaataatcaaGTAGTCATTTAGTGTGTATGTATACAGAGTTGTAAAactaattacatttaaaattgtttctctcAGATTAAACTTGATGTTTCGTATCCCAAGAAGAATGACTACGGAGAAAATGGCTTCTAAACAAATGAATTCACAGTCCATGATGAATAGGCGTATGGTTATCAGTATGCCTGATCTGCAAGATATCAAGCTGCCAGAAGTCCCCCCTAGAAATTCCTCGTTTCGAAGAGTAGAAACAGGCATTGGTAAGGGAAGAATGTGTCAAACGAATGCAGGGgcttttctgttgtctttatGGGTGACATCATTGAGGATTTCCACAGAAACAGGGTCAGATGCTAGAAAGAAATGGTGGGCTGGGTCACTTTGAGCTGGGGCCCATCtgtgcttatatatatataaaatattatatatattatatacacgCATGTATCATattatatatgaatatattatataagtatatattaaatatgaatatacaaattaaaatattatatattttctattactGATATTATCAGAATAGGGAATACTCTGATAATAAGGAGGATGTGCAAACAACGCATTTGTGTCCTTAGCACAACTGGAGtttctttgtattatttataGTACTGCTGGTTGTGAAGATAGTCACACTTTTACTCGCTGCTTACGCTAATCAGTGtaccttctttttttgtttttagctctGAAAATGCCCCCCAAATCAGTCAGTACCTTCAAAATCCCAGAAATTCACTTTCCTCTGATGTACCAGTGTGTTCACTCCTACTATACGGAATTCTTCAACCATCTCAGCAAAGCTATAAATACCTTACCACCTGACAAGTCAGCATTGCTGGCAAGGTACTTCTACCTCCGGGGACTTATTAGCTTGATGCAAGGGAAACTACTAAATGCACTTTCTGACTTTCAGAACCTAGATAAAACAGACTTAAGAATTTTTCCTACTGATCTTGTAAGAAAGATTGTGGAAACCATGCCTCCTTCTGAGCGTTTTCAAGCAGACCGCAAGCCTGAGCTGAAGAGGCTGATAAGTCGagtgatggaaaaacaaagggaagtTACAAAAATAGATGACCACGTAAAAAATTTTGCGTTGCCAAAAACACACATGCAACTGGATGATTTTGTGAAGCGAATCCAGGAATCTGGGATTGTCAGAGACAAAGACACTATACATCGGTTGTTTGATGCCTTAACAGTAGGTGggtagaaaatgcatttttatggaTCATCTGCATTGAGACAATGACAATTTAACAATAAAGACAAGGAATCCACTTACGTGCACACAGCGTACGGTTTTCCAGATTGTGTAGATGCGttagttttgcttgttttgtgaTCTGATGATGTGCAGTTTTGCTTTGGCTTAGATGAGTAAAGTGAATACAAGGCTGTCCTAATTGCTAATGGAAAATAACTCTGTTACAAAATCACTAGGTAGCCTGGCAAGGTGGCAGACTGTTAAAAGCACCTAGCAAATTCCGGAATTCAAGTAGCTACAGATTAAATTCCTCTTGGATGGTCATTGTAGCAAAAGGAGAGGTTACTTCTATGTTTGAGAGAACTTTCTTATCTCCTGAATGAGATCTGAGTCTTGTGACAGATTTCTAAAAGCCGTTTGAGAGTGCTTTTGTAAAACACTATTCAGTGCTTTCTGCACCTAGTTACTGCAGTAACTGTTACATTTTGTGCCACAAAGGATTAAATGTTGGTCAAAGTAGCAAGACTTTCTGAAGCCAAAGGTAGCATACATCTAGCAAGAATTTGACTCTGCTGCTCAAACCCACTTGAATTCttagaataattaaatatttggaataaCTGTTGCTGAAGTCTTTAATTGCTGTAAGTCTAGCTTTTATCCCAGGTTGTTAACTATGTAGCATAGTAACACACAGTATAGGATAAAGAACTGGaatgtaataatgaaaaatattcagttcaGTAGGGAATTACAAATCCGTTTCCATTggctgactttctttttttgacatgaatttaaagaaaagaaataatggtaCAGTGTTTAGTGCTTCCCTCCACAGAAGGAAGCATGGAACCAGGGACACAGGCTAATTACAGAGGAATCTTTCTATCTCAGGAAGGATTTTGTCTCTGAACTGTTTTGCAGgccttttttttgtattttttgtactGTGTTTACCCATTATGCTGTTAAAAGCACAATTTGAAATTTAGATAAAAatctaactttttaaaaaatctaaatttttaaatcttattaaaaaatctaaatcttCAAATCTTAATCTCtaaatctttaaatcttttttctttaaatcttaaATCTAAATCTTTTAAATCTGAATCTTTAAAGCTGTCTTCCTGTTTAAATCTGTAGAATAGTTTCTCACAGTAACcagctttctgattttttttttttttttttttttcaggacatcAGAAACAAATTGATCCCGAAACATTCAGAGATTTCTACAACTACTggaaagaaactgaagcagaagCTCAAGAAGTGAATCTGCCACCAGCAGTAACAGAGCATCTAGATAAAAACGAATGTGTCTACAAGTTGTCTTGCTCAGTTAAAACTAACTACGGTGTAGGAAAAATAGCACTGACCCAAAAGCGCTTGTTCCTTTTGACTGAAGGAGGACGTCCTGGCTATGTCCATATTGCTGCTTTCAGGGACATAGAGGTGAGCATCAAGGAATTTCTCTTGCATGATCCTGGGTCACAAGTCACGTTCCATTCTGCTAAGAGATTTGCCTCAACCTGACTGTTTCAGTAAGGGTTGTAGGAAACACCTCTGATATCAGTAACTTACAAAAGGTCGGATAAAATTCTGGGTCTTCAGGCCAAGAATTGCAGGGTTGATGTGTGCTGGGTGCTAAGATGGCATGGTACAAAAACCTGGAGCCTGTAACCTCTAGATTTACAGAAAGATGCCAAGCACGGCATGTGGGGTATAGAGCTAGAGGCGTGTAAAAACACGAGTGTTAAATTTGCCTGTGGTGTCAGGTAGCCAGTCTGTATCCTCTGTATAACAAAGCCTGTGCGATGGTGTTGGAAATGAACATTTTCGCAAAACCTGATCAGCGACCATCTCTGCTTAATGGTGTTGTATGAGCAATGGAAATGATGAATTGTAGTTAAAATAGAGGAAGTTGCCCTGTAGAATGAGTGCTGCACCTCACCCGTGCCTGCGCGGTAcatcttccttgctttctttctttccaggatGTGAAGGTCACAACTGTagctttccttcttttgaaaatacctACTCTGAGGATTGCAACAAGATCTAAAAAAGAAGTCTTCGAAGCTAACCTTAAAACAGAGTGTGATCTCTGGCACCTGATAGTGAAAGAAATGTGGGCTGGGAAGAAAATGGCAGACGATCACAAGGTATAAATTTGGGCATATCTAACTGAGTAAGGGCGTGTTTTCTCTGTTCTAAATTATTCATGTATCAGTCATGGAATTTCTAGGTTTCAGCACATGACAGCTAATTAATAAGCTGttgtttctgatgtttcttCTAAATATGGTACATCCAGAATACTACCAAAAAAAGTGAAGTTATGTTTAAAACTTAATCTTTTCTGTTCCATTAGCCTGGACCTTTTTGTTTAGTCACCAGTTTGGGAAATAGTTTCATAGTTTAAACTTAAAACATGAGAGTTTTGGTCCCAAAAGAAAGCTTCCTACACCTTGCTTCCCTTAAAAAGTATAATACATAGAAAGATTTTTGCTGTGCTGGAACCTTGGTGGTTGTGGATCCCTTTGAATAAATAGAGCACGATGCTTTCTTCTGCCACAGAAACCTTGAGAAAAAGGATCACACAAACATGGTTTCCGTCTAAAATACCAAATTCTTCATCAGTGATGAGTTTAATAGTGCAAATGTATCTTGGTGTTTCTCCAGGAAGGATTTGCATCATTTTAGCTGAGATCAAGAGTAACGCACTTCTCTTCTGTGCAGAGAGGTCCAGGCTGAAAACTGGAATCTATCCTGTCCATGCTGCGTGTTTTCCATCAGTGCAATTCACGTGGTTTTGTTTGCACATCCTGAGTCAGAACTGTGCCAGACCCGAAATACTTCTTTCGGTGCAATGAGTTAAAAGTAGCTCTTGTTTCCCTGCCCCATGCCCTTGCTTGGGGGTGAAATGGGTTGCAGGAGTGGGGTTTGAAATGGGGTTTGACTGCACTTAGCATGGGCTGTGCTCCAGGGACGCAACTAGCTGGCGCTTGTGCTGAGCATGGTGTGCACTGTGATGGTTGAACGTGGAGACTTGTGAAAATAACGTCAAACTACAATAAGGCTTTTGTCTTTAGGATCCTCAGTATATTCAGCAGGCGCTGACAAACGTTCTCCTGATGGATGCTGTGGTTGGTGCACTGCAGTCCTCCAAAAGCATATACGCAGCCTCTAAACTGTCATATTTTGACAGGATGAAAAATGAAGGTCAGTCACACAGCAATACCACAAAGCCTGCTCTTGTCTCACCATCTGCCTCAGCTTCTTCTGTTTACATTATGTTTTTCAAGCTCATTATGTGCAGAAATATAAGATGACGATAATCTATAGCACTTGGTAGCCATTGTCTGTTAAAtaatagctttatttatttattttgctcctATTGCATCACAGCCTTAGTTTGTACGTCTGTGTCCATATAGGCTGctggatttttgtttcagttctttattACTTGGGTGTTATATGCGTGCTTCTCTTACCAGAATTCATACAAATACTGTTTGGGCTTTCATGGTCAGCTAAAGTTAGagagaagcaaaaatgaaaaataataattttaattttactaaGTGGTGCAGAATTATTCTTTCATAAGAATTACAGATCTATTTCAGGCTTAAGTATGCACTTTGTAACCTTTTACAACTCTATTTCAGTGCCCATGATGGTGCCCAAAACAACCTCAGAGACGTTAAAGCACAAGATCAACCCCTCAGCTGGTGAGACGTTTCCACAGGCAATAGATGTCTTGCTTTATACGCCAGGTGAGGTGATGAATTTCTCTGTGTTAGCTTTAATTAGCCTATAAAGCAGGTTATCTCCCAGCACCTGGTATTACGACTGCCTGATTTTGTTCGCATTCTGACAGCCTTTGGTTGCGTATAGAatactaaaacagaaaaatcattaaaacagaacagtaaTATTGCATATTAAGATACTCCAAGGTATACTTTCAAAGTTGTAATTTGCTTCCCTATGTGTATATGTGTTATAATAGTCTTCAATTATGTGTTAATGCGCTGATTTCCCCTTAAGAGTTCCAC
The genomic region above belongs to Cygnus atratus isolate AKBS03 ecotype Queensland, Australia chromosome 2, CAtr_DNAZoo_HiC_assembly, whole genome shotgun sequence and contains:
- the DENND3 gene encoding DENN domain-containing protein 3, translated to MEDVLPSGLLEVCLMVGVPKERLRALLQDTQRKPPNFSPLDPEVLSVFVPPFISRDDIHMANTSANNLNRSKRRSFRKKKEKPKFENIKSVNGEQKAPDTEDITVPKDVDLIGLPQLCFPGGLYITSESKEDQIHFLVFTDVCGNRTYGVVAQYYQPMQGGCISSNGQPHWESARTEKKSDCFVPLAICVISRYPYFNALKDCLSCLLVQLRPFKDLDVDDHIKEFAAKLFLIPSPPPGPLHLVFNMKPLQIIIPSREDPDSPVIDLDLHLPLLCFKPKRVLQILTCILTEQRIVFFSSDWALLTLVAECFMLYLHPLQWQHTFVPILSRHMLDFVMAPTSFLMGCHIDHFEEVSTETEDLILINIDNGNIARSKMDEEEPEIPDVPAQAAETFIKRVEGLQLHYDLELCHLRASTDLGELQMRRRAWQQKLNTEVQQMTLQLIVNIFREVKDHLNYEHRVFNSEEFLKTRAVGDQPFYRKVLETYMFHSFLKARLNRKMDAFARLELSTQSEEDRLNLMFRIPRRMTTEKMASKQMNSQSMMNRRMVISMPDLQDIKLPEVPPRNSSFRRVETGIALKMPPKSVSTFKIPEIHFPLMYQCVHSYYTEFFNHLSKAINTLPPDKSALLARYFYLRGLISLMQGKLLNALSDFQNLDKTDLRIFPTDLVRKIVETMPPSERFQADRKPELKRLISRVMEKQREVTKIDDHVKNFALPKTHMQLDDFVKRIQESGIVRDKDTIHRLFDALTVGHQKQIDPETFRDFYNYWKETEAEAQEVNLPPAVTEHLDKNECVYKLSCSVKTNYGVGKIALTQKRLFLLTEGGRPGYVHIAAFRDIEDVKVTTVAFLLLKIPTLRIATRSKKEVFEANLKTECDLWHLIVKEMWAGKKMADDHKDPQYIQQALTNVLLMDAVVGALQSSKSIYAASKLSYFDRMKNEVPMMVPKTTSETLKHKINPSAGETFPQAIDVLLYTPGHLDPTERPDSAHPKLWCALNEGKVVVFDASTWSIQQHCFRMGRCRLTCMVMVEQSQVWIGSQDSIIYIINTHSMSCNKQLNDHRSDITDIVVEKKNGIPSEAYSSSLDGTVIAWNISTLKVNRAFQLPCQNLTSIKLHNDQLWCCTGSCILVMSTYEFRLQMKIDYHLKDLHSYFLCFQLFPERNEVWASYSGSSDLYIWNTKDFTSMPQKIHLQDCSEITCMIQVKNQLWVGSSGTSQGKTKGKIYVISAEKKTVEKELVGHADTVRALCSAEDRYVLSGAGKEEGKIAIWKVE